In Macadamia integrifolia cultivar HAES 741 chromosome 13, SCU_Mint_v3, whole genome shotgun sequence, one DNA window encodes the following:
- the LOC122059053 gene encoding GTP-binding protein OBGC, chloroplastic-like → MASLSTCVALRTLHPAQARASTRNNRKRIPRNLPRNRNPKLKLRTGCDGLPPLPTSPVEFSGGGEATTYTHLPPKEDFVDDLVQSLNLVSSEVKLSDFGSMKNAENGEKKSLIHENDGGMGDSGSDEEVVYANLEFDYGEFELLYENSAFDNDDNDDNGNEVLGFEYKKPESFLDGEEDLEGEEKEKGVPAVMRCFDRVKIYVKAGDGGNGVVAFRREKYVPLGGPSGGDGGRGGNVYVEVDGSMNSLLPFRKNIHFRVGRGYHGQGKDQAGACESP, encoded by the coding sequence ATGGCCTCTCTGTCCACATGTGTTGCTCTTCGGACTCTACATCCAGCCCAAGCTCGCGCGAGCACTCGAAACAATCGTAAAAGAATCCCAAGAAATCTCCCTCGAAACCGAAATCCCAAGCTCAAACTTCGAACTGGTTGCGATGGATTGCCACCGCTACCGACTTCACCCGTTGAGTTCTCTGGTGGAGGAGAAGCTACCACTTATACTCATCTTCCCCCGAAGGAAGACTTCGTTGATGATTTGGTCCAGTCTTTGAATTTAGTTTCAAGCGAAGTGAAGCTATCTGATTTTGGGTCTATGAAGAATGCGGAGAatggggagaagaagagtttgattcatGAAAATGACGGTGGTATGGGTGATTCAGGGAGCGATGAAGAGGTTGTATATGCGAACTTGGAGTTTGATTACGGAGAATTTGAGTTACTGTACGAAAATTCTGCTTTTGATAacgatgacaatgatgataacGGTAACGAAGTATTAGGGTTTGAGTATAAGAAGCCGGAGAGCTTCTTGGACGGTGAAGAGGATTTagaaggggaagagaaagagaaaggagtacCGGCGGTGATGAGATGTTTCGATCGGGTGAAAATCTACGTGAAGGCTGGAGATGGCGGAAACGGTGTTGTTGCCTTTCGGCGCGAGAAGTATGTGCCGTTGGGTGGGCCGTCAGGTGGAGATGGAGGGAGAGGAGGGAATGTTTATGTGGAGGTTGATGGTTCTATGAATTCTCTGTTGCCCTTCCGTAAGAACATCCATTTTAGGGTTGGGAGAGGGTATCATGGGCAGGGGAAAGACCAAGCTGGCGCATGTGAAAGCCCGTGA